One part of the Solea solea chromosome 1, fSolSol10.1, whole genome shotgun sequence genome encodes these proteins:
- the gad2 gene encoding glutamate decarboxylase 2, translated as MASQGFWSLGGDNAGANTGSQSPSTPRAWCQAAAQKLPGGIGSKLYALLNVGDVEVKPGEQATTDKQQQQQQQQTNAADAAAAAGDCGCNKSCNCTKAAPVFSDLYSTDLLPAMDGDTKTLTFLQEVVDILLSYIVESFDRNTKVIDFHYPNELLQKNNWELQEQPASLDDILISCRATLKYAIKTAHPRYFNQLSTGLDMVGLAADWLTSTANTNMFTYEVAPVFVLLEYVTLKKMRDIIGWTDGRGDGIFSPGGAISNMYAMLLARFKMFPEVKEKGMSSVPRLAAFTSEHSHFSIKKGAAALGIGTESVICIKVDESGKMIPADLERRILEAKQKGFVPFFVSATAGTTVYGAFDPLIAISDICKKYNVWMHVDGAWGGSLLMSRRHRWKLDGVERANSVTWNPHKMMSVPLQCSALLVREEGLMQNCNQMHACYLFQQDKHYDLSYDTGDKALQCGRHVDIFKLWLMWRAKGTIGFEAQIDKCLELSEYLYNKIKDREGYEMVFDGKPQHTNVCFWYLPPGIRYMEDKEERKKQLHKVAPVIKARMMEYGTTMVSYQPQGDKVNFFRMVISNPAATFEDIDFLIEEIERLGQDL; from the exons ATGGCATCTCAGGGCTTTTGGTCTCTCGGCGGAGATAACGCGGGGGCCAACACTGGCAGTCAGAGCCCCAGCACGC CCAGGGCTTGGTGCCAAGCGGCGGCCCAGAAATTACCAGGAGGAATTGGATCGAAATTATATG CGCTGCTGAATGTCGGGGATGTGGAGGTGAAACCCGGCGAGCAGGCGACCAccgacaaacagcagcagcagcagcagcagcagacaaatgcggctgatgctgctgctgctgcaggcgaCTGCGGCTGCAACAAATCCTGCAACTGCACCAAAGCTGCTCCGGTCTTCTCTGACCTCTAttcaacag ACCTGTTGCCGGCCATGGACGGGGACACGAAGACGCTGACCTTCCTGCAGGAGGTGGTGGACATTCTGCTGTCCTACATCGTGGAGTCGTTCGACCGCAACACGAAGGTGATCGACTTCCATTATCCCAacgagctgctgcagaagaaCAACTgggagctgcaggagcagccGGCGAGCCTGGACGACATCCTCATCAGCTGCCGCGCCACGCTCAAATACGCCATCAAGACAG cTCATCCCAGGTACTTCAATCAGTTGTCCACAGGATTAGACATGGTGGGACTGGCAGCTGATTGGCTCACGTCCACAGCCAACACTAACAT GTTCACATATGAAGTGgctccagtgtttgtgttgctggaGTACGTCACTCTTAAGAAGATGAGGGACATCATCGGCTGGACGGACGGACGAGGGGACGGCATCTTCTCTCCTG GTGGAGCCATTTCCAACATGTACGCCATGCTGCTGGCTCGCTTCAAGATGTTCCCTGAAGTGAAGGAGAAAGGAATGTCCTCCGTCCCCAGACTGGCCGCCTTCACGTCCGAACAT AGCCATTTTTCAATCAAGAAAGGAGCAGCAGCTCTTGGTATTGGGACTGAAAGTGTGATCTGTATCAAAGTAGATGAGag TGGTAAGATGATCCCTGCTGACCTTGAGAGGAGAATACTGGAGGCCAAACAGAAG GGTTTCGTTCCCTTCTTCGTGAGTGCGACTGCTGGGACGACCGTGTACGGAGCGTTCGATCCGCTCATCGCCATCTCTGACATCTGCAAAAAATACAACGTCTGGATGCACGTGGAC GGTGCATGGGGAGGGAGTCTCCTCATGTCCAGGAGACACCGGTGGAAGCTGGACGGAGTCGAGAg AGCGAACTCAGTCACGTGGAACCCACACAAAATGATGTCCGTCCCTCTGCAGTGTTCTGCCCTGCTGGTCAGAGAGGAG GGTTTGATGCAGAACTGCAACCAGATGCACGCGTGTTACCTGTTTCAGCAGGACAAACACTACGACCTGTCCTACGACACTGGGGACAAAGCTCTGCAGTGTGGACGCCACGTGGACATCTTCAAGCTGTGGCTTATGTGGAGAgccaag GGCACCATCGGGTTCGAGGCTCAGATTGACAAATGTCTGGAATTGTCTGAGTATCTCTACAACAAGATCAAGGACAGAGAAGGATACGAGATGGTCTTTGACGGAAAA cCTCAGCACACTAACGTCTGCTTCTGGTACCTCCCTCCTGGGATCCGCTACATGGAGGACAAAGAGGAGCGAAAGAAACAATTACACAAG gTGGCTCCGGTCATTAAAGCCCGGATGATGGAGTACGGCACGACCATGGTCAGCTACCAACCGCAGGGAGACAAGGTCAACTTTTTCCGCATGGTGATCTCAAACCCCGCCGCGACGTTCGAGGACATCGACTTTCTAATCGAGGAGATCGAGCGACTCGGCCAGGATCTATAA